In the Choloepus didactylus isolate mChoDid1 chromosome 5, mChoDid1.pri, whole genome shotgun sequence genome, one interval contains:
- the LOC119534446 gene encoding zinc finger CCHC-type and RNA-binding motif-containing protein 1-like — MKDKDTRKSKGVAFILFLDKESAQNCTRAINNKQLFGRVIKASIAIDNGRAAEFIRRRNYFDKSKCYECGESGHLSYACPKNMLGEREPPKKKEKKKKKKIPEPEEEIEEVEESEDEGEDPALDSLGQAIAFQQAKIEEEQKRWKPSSGDSSTSDDSRRPRIKKSTYFSDEEELSD, encoded by the coding sequence ATGAAAGATAAAGATACCAGGAAGAGTAAAGGGGTTgcgtttattttatttttggataaaGAATCTGCGCAAAACTGTACCAGAGCAATAAACAATAAACAGTTATTTGGTAGAGTGATAAAAGCAAGCATTGCTATTGACAATGGAAGAGCAGCTGAGTTCATCCGAAGGCGAAACTACTTTGATAAATCTAAGTGTTATGAATGTGGGGAAAGTGGACACTTAAGTTATGCCTGTCCTAAAAATATGCTTGGAGAACGTGAACCTccaaagaagaaggagaaaaaaaaaaaaaagaaaattcctgaaccagaagaagaaattgaagaagtagaagaaagtgAAGATGAAGGGGAAGATCCTGCTCTTGACAGCCTCGGTCAGGCCATAGCTTTCCAGCAAGCCAAAATTGAAGAGGAACAGAAAAGATGGAAACCCAGTTCAGGGGACTCCTCAACATCAGATGATTCAAGACGCCCAAGGATAAAGAAAAGCACATATTTCAGTGATGAAGAAGAACTTAgtgattaa